Proteins encoded together in one Salmo salar chromosome ssa08, Ssal_v3.1, whole genome shotgun sequence window:
- the LOC106610569 gene encoding maternal embryonic leucine zipper kinase isoform X4, with product MILEYCPGGELFDYIIAKDRLSEEETRVFFRQIVSALAYVHSQGYAHRDLKPENLLLDEDHNLKLIDFGLCAKPKGGLGYELMTCCGSPAYAAPELIQGKSYIGSEADVWSMGVLLFALLCGYLPFDDDNCMVLYRKITRGTYNNPHWLSPGSILLLNQMMQVDPKHRVTIKQLLDHPWMTSGYDSPVEWHSKQPLGYIDEDCITEMSVNLKNSRQSSLQLVNEWKYDQTTATYLLLLSKKQRGKPVRIRPQLPVCDVISCSPQHLGVQKTLLFGDDDAEDCCYDNDLPWVPLTPQQERATCPSAEKRRDQTNHAPTPKKEPITHHHRRQERRDLGLERTNENKENVAVANKDADIFALPAPRTPVANRKANRPNKRVLTTPTHNNTNKVGNRVDTPQGGGGSTCKDPSRKRQRERVERKEEEEMEMLTFSPERRSRSLDLAGASRGDSGQKRKGGKVFGSLERGLDKVITMLTPSKRRGLRDGPRRIKAQYNVTLTSQTNPDQVLNQILAILPEKHVDFAQKG from the exons ATGATCCTGGAG tATTGTCCAGGAGGAGAGCTGTTTGACTACATCATCGCTAAGGACCGTCTGTCTGAAGAGGAGACAAGAGTGTTCTTCAGACAGATCGTTTCGGCGCTGGCCTACGTCCACAGCCAGGGGTACGCCCACAGAGACCTGAAACCG gAGAACTTGTTGCTAGATGAAGACCACAACCTGAAACTGATAGACTTTGGTCTCTGTGCCAAACCCAAG GGGGGTCTGGGATATGAGCTGATGACCTGTTGTGGTAGTCCAGCCTATGCCGCTCCAGAACTCATCCAGGGGAAATCCTACATCGGCTCTGAG gctgatgtGTGGAGTATGGGGGTACTGCTGTTTGCTCTGCTGTGTGGATATCTGCCCTTTGACGACGACAACTGTATGGTTCTCTACAGGAAAATCACT AGAGGTACATACAACAACCCTCACTGGCTGTCTCCTGGGAGCATCCTGCTGCTCAACCAGAtgatgcag gtggatccTAAGCATCGTGTGACCATCAAACAACTCCTAGACCACCCCTGGATGACGTCTGGCTATGACAGCCCTGTGGAGTGGCACAGCAAGCAAcct ttgGGTTATATAGATGAGGACTGCATCACTGAGATGTCCGTCAACCTGAAGAACTCCAGGCAGAGCAGCCTACAGCTGGTCAATGAG tgGAAGTACGACCAGACCACTGCCACCTACCTGTTGCTACTCTCTaagaaacagagagggaaacCTGTCCGGATCAGGCCTCAACTTCCtgtctgtgatgtcatatccTGTTCACCTCAACACCTGGGAGTACAG AAGACTCTACTCTTCGGTGATGATGATGCTGAGGACTGTTGCTATGATAACGACCTGCCCTGGGTTCCGCTCACACCCCAACAAGAG AGAGCGACCTGTCCGTCAGCTGAAAAGAGGCGGGATCAAACTAACCACGCCCCCACTCCGAAGAAGGAGCCAATCACACACCACCACCGTCGCCAGGAGAGGCGGGACCTAGGCCTGGAACGGACCAATGAAAACAAAGAGAACGTTGCCGTGGCCAATAAGGATGCTGATATATTTGCTTTGCCCGCCCCCCGAACCCCAGTAGCCAATAGGAAGGCGAATCGGCCCAATAAGAGGGTCTTGACTACACCAACCCATAATAACACCAACAAGGTTGGCAACAGGGTAGACACACCCCAAg gaggaGGCGGCAGTACTTGCAAGGACCCGtcgaggaagagacagagggagagagtggaaagaaaggaggaagaagagatggagatgctgaccttcagcccagagagaag GTCCCGGTCCTTAGACCTGGCGGGGGCGTCTCGGGGGGACAGCGGCCAGAAGAGGAAGGGCGGTAAGGTATTCGGCAGtctggagagagggctggataaAGTCATCACCATGCTCACACCCAGCAAGAGACGAGGGCTACGGGACGGACCACGCAGGATCAAG gcccagTATAATGTAACATTGACCAGTCAGACCAACCCGGACCAGGTGTTGAACCAGATCCTCGCCATTCTACCGGAGAAACACGTCGACTTCGCACAGAAAGGGTGA
- the LOC106610569 gene encoding maternal embryonic leucine zipper kinase isoform X2 encodes MPMDSAAELLTYYEVYETIGSGGFAKVKLGRHILTGENVAIKIMEKKELGEDLPRVKVEIEAMKSLSHQHVCRLYHVIETNTKIYMILEYCPGGELFDYIIAKDRLSEEETRVFFRQIVSALAYVHSQGYAHRDLKPENLLLDEDHNLKLIDFGLCAKPKGGLGYELMTCCGSPAYAAPELIQGKSYIGSEADVWSMGVLLFALLCGYLPFDDDNCMVLYRKITRGTYNNPHWLSPGSILLLNQMMQVDPKHRVTIKQLLDHPWMTSGYDSPVEWHSKQPLGYIDEDCITEMSVNLKNSRQSSLQLVNEWKYDQTTATYLLLLSKKQRGKPVRIRPQLPVCDVISCSPQHLGVQTLLFGDDDAEDCCYDNDLPWVPLTPQQERATCPSAEKRRDQTNHAPTPKKEPITHHHRRQERRDLGLERTNENKENVAVANKDADIFALPAPRTPVANRKANRPNKRVLTTPTHNNTNKVGNRVDTPQGGGGSTCKDPSRKRQRERVERKEEEEMEMLTFSPERRSRSLDLAGASRGDSGQKRKGGKVFGSLERGLDKVITMLTPSKRRGLRDGPRRIKAQYNVTLTSQTNPDQVLNQILAILPEKHVDFAQKG; translated from the exons ATGCCCATGGACAGCGCGGCGGAACTCCTCACGTACTATGAAGTCTACGAGACCATCGGCTCCG GAGGCTTTGCTAAGGTCAAGCTGGGTCGCCACATCCTGACTGGAGAGAATGTGGCCATTAAAATCATGGAGAAGAAGGAACTgggg GAGGACCTTCCTCGTGTGAAGGTGGAGATAGAGGCCATGAAGAGTCTGAGCCATCAGCATGTCTGTAGACTGTACCACGTTATAGAGACTAACACCAAGATATACATGATCCTGGAG tATTGTCCAGGAGGAGAGCTGTTTGACTACATCATCGCTAAGGACCGTCTGTCTGAAGAGGAGACAAGAGTGTTCTTCAGACAGATCGTTTCGGCGCTGGCCTACGTCCACAGCCAGGGGTACGCCCACAGAGACCTGAAACCG gAGAACTTGTTGCTAGATGAAGACCACAACCTGAAACTGATAGACTTTGGTCTCTGTGCCAAACCCAAG GGGGGTCTGGGATATGAGCTGATGACCTGTTGTGGTAGTCCAGCCTATGCCGCTCCAGAACTCATCCAGGGGAAATCCTACATCGGCTCTGAG gctgatgtGTGGAGTATGGGGGTACTGCTGTTTGCTCTGCTGTGTGGATATCTGCCCTTTGACGACGACAACTGTATGGTTCTCTACAGGAAAATCACT AGAGGTACATACAACAACCCTCACTGGCTGTCTCCTGGGAGCATCCTGCTGCTCAACCAGAtgatgcag gtggatccTAAGCATCGTGTGACCATCAAACAACTCCTAGACCACCCCTGGATGACGTCTGGCTATGACAGCCCTGTGGAGTGGCACAGCAAGCAAcct ttgGGTTATATAGATGAGGACTGCATCACTGAGATGTCCGTCAACCTGAAGAACTCCAGGCAGAGCAGCCTACAGCTGGTCAATGAG tgGAAGTACGACCAGACCACTGCCACCTACCTGTTGCTACTCTCTaagaaacagagagggaaacCTGTCCGGATCAGGCCTCAACTTCCtgtctgtgatgtcatatccTGTTCACCTCAACACCTGGGAGTACAG ACTCTACTCTTCGGTGATGATGATGCTGAGGACTGTTGCTATGATAACGACCTGCCCTGGGTTCCGCTCACACCCCAACAAGAG AGAGCGACCTGTCCGTCAGCTGAAAAGAGGCGGGATCAAACTAACCACGCCCCCACTCCGAAGAAGGAGCCAATCACACACCACCACCGTCGCCAGGAGAGGCGGGACCTAGGCCTGGAACGGACCAATGAAAACAAAGAGAACGTTGCCGTGGCCAATAAGGATGCTGATATATTTGCTTTGCCCGCCCCCCGAACCCCAGTAGCCAATAGGAAGGCGAATCGGCCCAATAAGAGGGTCTTGACTACACCAACCCATAATAACACCAACAAGGTTGGCAACAGGGTAGACACACCCCAAg gaggaGGCGGCAGTACTTGCAAGGACCCGtcgaggaagagacagagggagagagtggaaagaaaggaggaagaagagatggagatgctgaccttcagcccagagagaag GTCCCGGTCCTTAGACCTGGCGGGGGCGTCTCGGGGGGACAGCGGCCAGAAGAGGAAGGGCGGTAAGGTATTCGGCAGtctggagagagggctggataaAGTCATCACCATGCTCACACCCAGCAAGAGACGAGGGCTACGGGACGGACCACGCAGGATCAAG gcccagTATAATGTAACATTGACCAGTCAGACCAACCCGGACCAGGTGTTGAACCAGATCCTCGCCATTCTACCGGAGAAACACGTCGACTTCGCACAGAAAGGGTGA
- the LOC106610569 gene encoding maternal embryonic leucine zipper kinase isoform X1, with the protein MPMDSAAELLTYYEVYETIGSGGFAKVKLGRHILTGENVAIKIMEKKELGEDLPRVKVEIEAMKSLSHQHVCRLYHVIETNTKIYMILEYCPGGELFDYIIAKDRLSEEETRVFFRQIVSALAYVHSQGYAHRDLKPENLLLDEDHNLKLIDFGLCAKPKGGLGYELMTCCGSPAYAAPELIQGKSYIGSEADVWSMGVLLFALLCGYLPFDDDNCMVLYRKITRGTYNNPHWLSPGSILLLNQMMQVDPKHRVTIKQLLDHPWMTSGYDSPVEWHSKQPLGYIDEDCITEMSVNLKNSRQSSLQLVNEWKYDQTTATYLLLLSKKQRGKPVRIRPQLPVCDVISCSPQHLGVQKTLLFGDDDAEDCCYDNDLPWVPLTPQQERATCPSAEKRRDQTNHAPTPKKEPITHHHRRQERRDLGLERTNENKENVAVANKDADIFALPAPRTPVANRKANRPNKRVLTTPTHNNTNKVGNRVDTPQGGGGSTCKDPSRKRQRERVERKEEEEMEMLTFSPERRSRSLDLAGASRGDSGQKRKGGKVFGSLERGLDKVITMLTPSKRRGLRDGPRRIKAQYNVTLTSQTNPDQVLNQILAILPEKHVDFAQKG; encoded by the exons ATGCCCATGGACAGCGCGGCGGAACTCCTCACGTACTATGAAGTCTACGAGACCATCGGCTCCG GAGGCTTTGCTAAGGTCAAGCTGGGTCGCCACATCCTGACTGGAGAGAATGTGGCCATTAAAATCATGGAGAAGAAGGAACTgggg GAGGACCTTCCTCGTGTGAAGGTGGAGATAGAGGCCATGAAGAGTCTGAGCCATCAGCATGTCTGTAGACTGTACCACGTTATAGAGACTAACACCAAGATATACATGATCCTGGAG tATTGTCCAGGAGGAGAGCTGTTTGACTACATCATCGCTAAGGACCGTCTGTCTGAAGAGGAGACAAGAGTGTTCTTCAGACAGATCGTTTCGGCGCTGGCCTACGTCCACAGCCAGGGGTACGCCCACAGAGACCTGAAACCG gAGAACTTGTTGCTAGATGAAGACCACAACCTGAAACTGATAGACTTTGGTCTCTGTGCCAAACCCAAG GGGGGTCTGGGATATGAGCTGATGACCTGTTGTGGTAGTCCAGCCTATGCCGCTCCAGAACTCATCCAGGGGAAATCCTACATCGGCTCTGAG gctgatgtGTGGAGTATGGGGGTACTGCTGTTTGCTCTGCTGTGTGGATATCTGCCCTTTGACGACGACAACTGTATGGTTCTCTACAGGAAAATCACT AGAGGTACATACAACAACCCTCACTGGCTGTCTCCTGGGAGCATCCTGCTGCTCAACCAGAtgatgcag gtggatccTAAGCATCGTGTGACCATCAAACAACTCCTAGACCACCCCTGGATGACGTCTGGCTATGACAGCCCTGTGGAGTGGCACAGCAAGCAAcct ttgGGTTATATAGATGAGGACTGCATCACTGAGATGTCCGTCAACCTGAAGAACTCCAGGCAGAGCAGCCTACAGCTGGTCAATGAG tgGAAGTACGACCAGACCACTGCCACCTACCTGTTGCTACTCTCTaagaaacagagagggaaacCTGTCCGGATCAGGCCTCAACTTCCtgtctgtgatgtcatatccTGTTCACCTCAACACCTGGGAGTACAG AAGACTCTACTCTTCGGTGATGATGATGCTGAGGACTGTTGCTATGATAACGACCTGCCCTGGGTTCCGCTCACACCCCAACAAGAG AGAGCGACCTGTCCGTCAGCTGAAAAGAGGCGGGATCAAACTAACCACGCCCCCACTCCGAAGAAGGAGCCAATCACACACCACCACCGTCGCCAGGAGAGGCGGGACCTAGGCCTGGAACGGACCAATGAAAACAAAGAGAACGTTGCCGTGGCCAATAAGGATGCTGATATATTTGCTTTGCCCGCCCCCCGAACCCCAGTAGCCAATAGGAAGGCGAATCGGCCCAATAAGAGGGTCTTGACTACACCAACCCATAATAACACCAACAAGGTTGGCAACAGGGTAGACACACCCCAAg gaggaGGCGGCAGTACTTGCAAGGACCCGtcgaggaagagacagagggagagagtggaaagaaaggaggaagaagagatggagatgctgaccttcagcccagagagaag GTCCCGGTCCTTAGACCTGGCGGGGGCGTCTCGGGGGGACAGCGGCCAGAAGAGGAAGGGCGGTAAGGTATTCGGCAGtctggagagagggctggataaAGTCATCACCATGCTCACACCCAGCAAGAGACGAGGGCTACGGGACGGACCACGCAGGATCAAG gcccagTATAATGTAACATTGACCAGTCAGACCAACCCGGACCAGGTGTTGAACCAGATCCTCGCCATTCTACCGGAGAAACACGTCGACTTCGCACAGAAAGGGTGA
- the LOC106610569 gene encoding maternal embryonic leucine zipper kinase isoform X3 → MPMDSAAELLTYYEVYETIGSGGFAKVKLGRHILTGENVAIKIMEKKELGEDLPRVKVEIEAMKSLSHQHVCRLYHVIETNTKIYMILEYCPGGELFDYIIAKDRLSEEETRVFFRQIVSALAYVHSQGYAHRDLKPENLLLDEDHNLKLIDFGLCAKPKGGLGYELMTCCGSPAYAAPELIQGKSYIGSEADVWSMGVLLFALLCGYLPFDDDNCMVLYRKITRGTYNNPHWLSPGSILLLNQMMQVDPKHRVTIKQLLDHPWMTSGYDSPVEWHSKQPLGYIDEDCITEMSVNLKNSRQSSLQLVNEWKYDQTTATYLLLLSKKQRGKPVRIRPQLPVCDVISCSPQHLGVQRATCPSAEKRRDQTNHAPTPKKEPITHHHRRQERRDLGLERTNENKENVAVANKDADIFALPAPRTPVANRKANRPNKRVLTTPTHNNTNKVGNRVDTPQGGGGSTCKDPSRKRQRERVERKEEEEMEMLTFSPERRSRSLDLAGASRGDSGQKRKGGKVFGSLERGLDKVITMLTPSKRRGLRDGPRRIKAQYNVTLTSQTNPDQVLNQILAILPEKHVDFAQKG, encoded by the exons ATGCCCATGGACAGCGCGGCGGAACTCCTCACGTACTATGAAGTCTACGAGACCATCGGCTCCG GAGGCTTTGCTAAGGTCAAGCTGGGTCGCCACATCCTGACTGGAGAGAATGTGGCCATTAAAATCATGGAGAAGAAGGAACTgggg GAGGACCTTCCTCGTGTGAAGGTGGAGATAGAGGCCATGAAGAGTCTGAGCCATCAGCATGTCTGTAGACTGTACCACGTTATAGAGACTAACACCAAGATATACATGATCCTGGAG tATTGTCCAGGAGGAGAGCTGTTTGACTACATCATCGCTAAGGACCGTCTGTCTGAAGAGGAGACAAGAGTGTTCTTCAGACAGATCGTTTCGGCGCTGGCCTACGTCCACAGCCAGGGGTACGCCCACAGAGACCTGAAACCG gAGAACTTGTTGCTAGATGAAGACCACAACCTGAAACTGATAGACTTTGGTCTCTGTGCCAAACCCAAG GGGGGTCTGGGATATGAGCTGATGACCTGTTGTGGTAGTCCAGCCTATGCCGCTCCAGAACTCATCCAGGGGAAATCCTACATCGGCTCTGAG gctgatgtGTGGAGTATGGGGGTACTGCTGTTTGCTCTGCTGTGTGGATATCTGCCCTTTGACGACGACAACTGTATGGTTCTCTACAGGAAAATCACT AGAGGTACATACAACAACCCTCACTGGCTGTCTCCTGGGAGCATCCTGCTGCTCAACCAGAtgatgcag gtggatccTAAGCATCGTGTGACCATCAAACAACTCCTAGACCACCCCTGGATGACGTCTGGCTATGACAGCCCTGTGGAGTGGCACAGCAAGCAAcct ttgGGTTATATAGATGAGGACTGCATCACTGAGATGTCCGTCAACCTGAAGAACTCCAGGCAGAGCAGCCTACAGCTGGTCAATGAG tgGAAGTACGACCAGACCACTGCCACCTACCTGTTGCTACTCTCTaagaaacagagagggaaacCTGTCCGGATCAGGCCTCAACTTCCtgtctgtgatgtcatatccTGTTCACCTCAACACCTGGGAGTACAG AGAGCGACCTGTCCGTCAGCTGAAAAGAGGCGGGATCAAACTAACCACGCCCCCACTCCGAAGAAGGAGCCAATCACACACCACCACCGTCGCCAGGAGAGGCGGGACCTAGGCCTGGAACGGACCAATGAAAACAAAGAGAACGTTGCCGTGGCCAATAAGGATGCTGATATATTTGCTTTGCCCGCCCCCCGAACCCCAGTAGCCAATAGGAAGGCGAATCGGCCCAATAAGAGGGTCTTGACTACACCAACCCATAATAACACCAACAAGGTTGGCAACAGGGTAGACACACCCCAAg gaggaGGCGGCAGTACTTGCAAGGACCCGtcgaggaagagacagagggagagagtggaaagaaaggaggaagaagagatggagatgctgaccttcagcccagagagaag GTCCCGGTCCTTAGACCTGGCGGGGGCGTCTCGGGGGGACAGCGGCCAGAAGAGGAAGGGCGGTAAGGTATTCGGCAGtctggagagagggctggataaAGTCATCACCATGCTCACACCCAGCAAGAGACGAGGGCTACGGGACGGACCACGCAGGATCAAG gcccagTATAATGTAACATTGACCAGTCAGACCAACCCGGACCAGGTGTTGAACCAGATCCTCGCCATTCTACCGGAGAAACACGTCGACTTCGCACAGAAAGGGTGA